The following proteins are co-located in the Delphinus delphis chromosome 5, mDelDel1.2, whole genome shotgun sequence genome:
- the SH3TC1 gene encoding SH3 domain and tetratricopeptide repeat-containing protein 1 isoform X1, producing the protein MEGLTRRGPVGPPGGSGGREVQRAGASASAVWGRAGPEEAKATVGSDAAAPGVSPPAAGPSPGQMGSYPTDLTLQLLAVQRKSGLPDPSLQQVLRGRLRLLENDSWEVARALGELSARLLSIHSDQDRIVVTFKTFEEIWKFSTYHALGFTHHCLENLLVDQTFWLLEPDEDQETAIQVHVDEEALKLTHESLLFQEGPFFVLCPDHHVKVMNGLQPLGQASGFPRAEAALPVDSLAPSHNTSSEERTAAEPLIPFHQWALRVPWDPINDSMGGPVTPDVQRMAVGLASAVADCQGSGPEEMTFRSGDHIEILGAQVPGLPWCLGRHAASGQVAFVQTSLISAKGQASDLENVIFLNEEERSFFSSEGRFSEEDARQLLRRTSSTDVCTVYSLDTEEAEMQQQEEHEMPPPCLHPEPRETLQMVKNVLERCKSCRGCPKEPTSPGVHGASSGVSSPDAKSCRGCPKEPTSPGVHGASSGASSPDAKSCRGCPKEPTSPGIHGASSGASSPDAKSCRGCPKEPTSPGVHGASGGASSPDTKDLSFRLDAGDARADPEALGSLLQFLDKPGFEAGFQGLYDLSPPGLSGVFGGFTDDEELARLLAEARGVAKKAGLPMALARLCFLLGRLCVRRLKLSQARVYFEEALGALGGRFGDLVLVAAVYTSLAAVHLRQKNREKCAQVVPKALALLLGTPGHVGGSEAESGLLQLGLRRAIGARSPQAEARACFLLAEHHARGKRPEEALPFLERLLQLHGASGAPGASWPVDCYLLLADVYSRKCLPHLALSCVKVASRRARGSLDSALRSAALVLRGSPQLPRLPAQLAPYLLQALASPASGAGRVLRGPIYASLARLHSQHGRQGRAIAFMTRAAETDAQIGGRTVVDRLVALAWLHVLHRQIPAALDILESVLEAAVAALDQEGVIANMAAIALKRMGRTQQAAEGYYRALRVARRLGRQRNKAVVLANFGTLCLQTGAGRLAQHYFLEAVKLFSRLPSGECGPDFTQVLLRLGHLCTRRALTRQGKCYYEWAFLVAVETGHLESQLHAVQRLCHFYSTVMPSEAQCVVYHEFQLSLARRVADKVLEGQLLEAISQLYLALGTERAYKSALDYTKRSLGIFIDLQKKDKEAHAWLQAGKIYYILQQNELVDVYIQVAQNAALYTGDPKLGLQLFEAAGDIFFNGTWEREKAVSFYRDRALPLAVNTGSQEAELRLCNKLAALLAETEAPQEGLEFAHTALALSVTLGDRLNERVAYHRLAALHQQLGHGELAEHFYLKALSLCTSPLEFDEETLYYVKVYLVLGDIIFYDLKDPLDAAGYYQLALAAAVDLGNKKAQMKIYTRLAAIYHNFLLDREKSLFFYQKARTFATELNIRRGHLAPGRCCGRAAWLVPGPPS; encoded by the exons ATGGAGGGCCTGACGAGGAGGGGGCCCGTGGGGCCCCCGGGAGGCAGCGGTGGCCGCGAGGTCCAGAGAGCGGGAGCGAGTGCGTCAGCCGTCTGGGGGCGAGCAGGGCCTGAGGAGGCCAAGGCTACCGTGGGAAGCG ACGCTGCCGCCCCTGGCGTTTCTCCACCGGCTGCTGGGCCCTCTCCTGGCCAGATGGGCTCCTACCCCACAG ACCTGACTTTGCAGCTGCTGGCCGTGCAGAGGAAAAGCGGATTGCCCGACCCCAGCCTGCAGCAGGTCCTGCGGGGCCGGCTCCGTCTTCTGGAGAATGACAGCTGGGAGGTAGCCCGTGCTCTCGGG GAGCTATCGGCCAGGCTGCTGTCCATCCACAGTGACCAGGATCGGATTGTGGTGACGTTTAAGACTTTTGAAGAAATCTGGAAGTTTTCCACCTACCACGCTCTCG GCTTCACTCATCACTGCCTGGAAAACCTGCTTGTGGACCAGACCTTCTGGCTGCTTGAGCCTGATGAAGACCAGGAGACGGCCATCCAAGTCCACGTGGATGAGGAGGCCTTGAAGCTGACGCACGAGAGCCTCCTTTTCCAGGAAG GGCCTTTCTTTGTGCTGTGTCCTGACCACCATGTGAAAGTGATGAACGGCCTCCAGCCCCTCGGGCAGGCTTCGGGGTTTCCCCGGGCAGAGGCGGCCCTGCCAGTGGACTCTTTGGCCCCCAGCCACAACACATCCTCAGAGGAGCGGACAGCCGCGGAGCCCTTGATTCCGTTCCATCA GTGGGCTCTTAGGGTCCCCTGGGACCCCATCAACGACTCCATGGGCGGACCTGTGACGCCAGACGTCCAGCGGATGG CTGTGGGCCTGGCCTCGGCCGTGGCGGACTGCCAGGGCTCAGGGCCCGAAGAGATGACCTTCCGAAGCGGTGACCACATCGAGATCCTGGGCGCCCAGGTGCCCGGCCTGCCCTGGTGCCTGGGCCGGCACGCGGCCTCCGGCCAGGTCGCCTTTGTGCAGACGAGCCTCATCAGCGCGAAGGGCCAAGCGTCTGA cttggaaaatgtgatttttctcaATGAAGAGGAAAGGTCTTTCTTCAGCAGCGAAGGACGCTTTTCTGAGGAGGATGCCAGGCAGCTACTCAGGAGGACGTCCAGCACGGACGTCTGCACTGTGTACAGCTTGG ACACAGAAGAAGCTGAGATGCAGCAACAGGAAGAACATG AGATGCCCCCGCCTTGCCTGCACCCAGAGCCACGTGAGACCCTGCAGATGGTGAAGAATGTCCTAGAACGATGCAAGTCCTGCCGGGGCTGCCCCAAGGAGCCAACGTCCCCGGGCGTCCACGGGGCGTCCAGTGGTGTGAGCTCGCCAGACGCCAAGTCCTGCCGGGGCTGCCCCAAGGAGCCAACGTCCCCGGGCGTCCACGGGGCGTCCAGTGGTGCGAGCTCACCAGACGCCAAGTCCTGCCGGGGCTGCCCCAAGGAGCCAACGTCCCCGGGCATCCACGGGGCGTCCAGTGGTGCGAGCTCGCCAGACGCCAAGTCCTGCCGGGGCTGCCCCAAGGAGCCAACGTCCCCGGGCGTCCACGGGGCATCCGGTGGTGCGAGCTCGCCGGACACCAAGGACCTCTCCTTCCGCCTGGACGCCGGGGATGCCCGGGCTGACCCGGAGGCCCTGGGCTCCCTGCTGCAGTTCCTGGATAAGCCCGGCTTCGAGGCCGGCTTCCAGGGCCTGTACGACCTCTCCCCGCCCGGGCTGAGCGGCGTGTTTGGCGGCTTCACCGACGATGAGGAGCTGGCCCGGCTTCTGGCTGAGGCCCGGGGGGTGGCCAAGAAGGCCGGGCTGCCCATGGCCCTGGCCAGGCTCTGCTTCCTGCTGGGGCGGCTGTGCGTCCGGCGGCTGAAGCTGTCCCAGGCCCGCGTGTACTTCGAGGAAGCCCTGGGGGCGCTGGGGGGCCGCTTCGGGGACCTCGTCCTGGTGGCGGCCGTGTACACCAGCCTGGCCGCCGTCCACCTGCGGCAGAAGAACAGGGAGAAGTGCGCGCAGGTGGTGCCCAAGGCCTTGGCCCTGCTCCTGGGGACGCCCGGCCACGTCGGCGGCTCCGAGGCCGAGTCGGGGCTCCTGCAGCTGGGCCTGCGGAGGGCTATCGGCGCCCGCAGCCCGCAGGCCGAGGCCCGGGCCTGCTTCCTGCTGGCCGAGCACCACGCCCGCGGCAAGCGGCCCGAGGAGGCCCTGCCCTTCCTGGAGAGGCTGCTGCAGCTGCACGGGGCCTCGGGGGCTCCGGGCGCCTCGTGGCCCGTCGACTGCTACCTGCTGCTGGCGGACGTCTACAGCCGCAAGTGCCTCCCGCACCTGGCGCTGAGCTGCGTCAAGGTGGCCTCGCGGCGGGCGCGGGGCTCGCTGGACAGCGCGCTCCGGAGCGCGGCCCTGGTCCTGCGGGGCAGCCCCCAGctcccccgcctccccgcccAGCTCGCCCCCTACCTCCTGCAGGCCCTGGCCTCCCCGGCCTCGGGCGCGGGGCGGGTGCTGCGCGGCCCCATCTACGCCAGCCTGGCCCGGCTGCACAGCCAGCACGGGCGACAGGGCAGGGCCATCGCCTTCATGACGCGGGCCGCGGAGACGGACGCCCAGATTGGCGGCCGCACGGTCGTGGACCGCCTGGTGGCCCTCGCCTGGTTGCACGTGCTTCACAGGCAGATCCCGGCAGCCCTGGACATCTTGGAGTCCGTCCTGGAGGCGGCGGTGGCCGCCCTGGACCAGGAGGGCGTGATCGCCAACATGGCGGCTATCGCCCTGAAGAGGATGGGCAGGACCCAGCAGGCGGCCGAGGGCTACTACCGCGCCCTGCGGGTTGCCAGGCGCCTGGGTCGCCAGCGGAACAAGGCGGTGGTCCTGGCCAACTTCGGGACCCTGTGTCTGCAGACCGGCGCCGGCAGGCTGGCCCAGCACTACTTCCTGGAGGCCGTGAAGCTCTTCTCGCGGCTGCCCAGCGGAGAGTGCGGCCCAGACTTCACCCAGGTGCTCCTGCGGCTGGGTCACCTGTGCACCCGCAGGGCCCTCACCCGGCAGGGCAAGTGCTACTACGAGTGGGCCTTTCTGGTTGCCGTGGAGACGGGCCATTTGGAGA GCCAGCTGCACGCCGTCCAGCGGCTGTGTCACTTCTACAGCACAGTCATGCCCAGTGAGGCCCAGTGTGTCGTCTACCACGAGTTCCAGCTTTCGCTGGCCCGCAGGGTGGCCGACAAGGTGCTGGAGGGGCAGCTCCTGGAGGCCATCAGCCAGCTCTACCTGGCCCTGGGCACCGAGAG GGCCTACAAATCCGCGCTGGACTACACCAAGCGCAGTCTGGGGATATTCATCGACCTGCAGAAGAAGGACAAGGAGGCGCACGCCTGGCTGCAGGCGGGGAAGATCTACTACATCCTCCAGCAGAACGAGCTGGTGGATGTCTACATCCAG GTGGCACAGAACGCGGCCCTGTACACAGGGGACCCCAAGCTGGGGCTGCAGCTCTTTGAGGCGGCCGGAGACATCTTCTTCAACGGGACCTGGGAGCGGGAGAAAGCCGTGTCCTTCTACCGG GACCGGGCGCTGCCCCTGGCCGTGAACACGGGGAGCCAGGAGGCCGAGCTGCGTCTCTGCAACAAGCTGGCAGCGCTGCTGGCCGAGACGGAGGCGCCGCAGGAGGGCCTGGAGTTCGCCCACACGGCCCTGGCCCTCAGCGTCACCCTCG GGGACCGGCTGAACGAGCGGGTGGCCTACCATCGGCTGGCCGCCTTGCACCAGCAGCTGGGCCACGGGGAGCTGGCCGAGCACTTCTACCTCAAGGCACTCTCGCTCTGCACCTCGCCACTGGAATTTGACGAGGAGACCCTGTACTACGTGAAGGTGTATCTGGTGCTCGGAGACATCATCTTCTACGACCTCAAG GACCCGCTCGACGCGGCCGGGTACTACCAGCTGGCACTGGCAGCGGCCGTGGACCTGGGCAACAAGAAGGCGCAGATGAAGATCTACACGCGCCTGGCTGCCATCTACCACAACTTCCTCCTGGACCGGGAGAAGTCCCTGTTCTTCTACCAGAAGGCTCGGACCTTTGCCACCGAGCTTAACATCCGCCGGGGACACCTGGCCCCTGGGCGGTGCTGCGGGCGGGCGGCCTGGCTGGTCCCCGGGCCCCCGTCCTGA
- the SH3TC1 gene encoding SH3 domain and tetratricopeptide repeat-containing protein 1 isoform X2: protein MGSYPTDLTLQLLAVQRKSGLPDPSLQQVLRGRLRLLENDSWEVARALGELSARLLSIHSDQDRIVVTFKTFEEIWKFSTYHALGFTHHCLENLLVDQTFWLLEPDEDQETAIQVHVDEEALKLTHESLLFQEGPFFVLCPDHHVKVMNGLQPLGQASGFPRAEAALPVDSLAPSHNTSSEERTAAEPLIPFHQWALRVPWDPINDSMGGPVTPDVQRMAVGLASAVADCQGSGPEEMTFRSGDHIEILGAQVPGLPWCLGRHAASGQVAFVQTSLISAKGQASDLENVIFLNEEERSFFSSEGRFSEEDARQLLRRTSSTDVCTVYSLDTEEAEMQQQEEHEMPPPCLHPEPRETLQMVKNVLERCKSCRGCPKEPTSPGVHGASSGVSSPDAKSCRGCPKEPTSPGVHGASSGASSPDAKSCRGCPKEPTSPGIHGASSGASSPDAKSCRGCPKEPTSPGVHGASGGASSPDTKDLSFRLDAGDARADPEALGSLLQFLDKPGFEAGFQGLYDLSPPGLSGVFGGFTDDEELARLLAEARGVAKKAGLPMALARLCFLLGRLCVRRLKLSQARVYFEEALGALGGRFGDLVLVAAVYTSLAAVHLRQKNREKCAQVVPKALALLLGTPGHVGGSEAESGLLQLGLRRAIGARSPQAEARACFLLAEHHARGKRPEEALPFLERLLQLHGASGAPGASWPVDCYLLLADVYSRKCLPHLALSCVKVASRRARGSLDSALRSAALVLRGSPQLPRLPAQLAPYLLQALASPASGAGRVLRGPIYASLARLHSQHGRQGRAIAFMTRAAETDAQIGGRTVVDRLVALAWLHVLHRQIPAALDILESVLEAAVAALDQEGVIANMAAIALKRMGRTQQAAEGYYRALRVARRLGRQRNKAVVLANFGTLCLQTGAGRLAQHYFLEAVKLFSRLPSGECGPDFTQVLLRLGHLCTRRALTRQGKCYYEWAFLVAVETGHLESQLHAVQRLCHFYSTVMPSEAQCVVYHEFQLSLARRVADKVLEGQLLEAISQLYLALGTERAYKSALDYTKRSLGIFIDLQKKDKEAHAWLQAGKIYYILQQNELVDVYIQVAQNAALYTGDPKLGLQLFEAAGDIFFNGTWEREKAVSFYRDRALPLAVNTGSQEAELRLCNKLAALLAETEAPQEGLEFAHTALALSVTLGDRLNERVAYHRLAALHQQLGHGELAEHFYLKALSLCTSPLEFDEETLYYVKVYLVLGDIIFYDLKDPLDAAGYYQLALAAAVDLGNKKAQMKIYTRLAAIYHNFLLDREKSLFFYQKARTFATELNIRRGHLAPGRCCGRAAWLVPGPPS, encoded by the exons ATGGGCTCCTACCCCACAG ACCTGACTTTGCAGCTGCTGGCCGTGCAGAGGAAAAGCGGATTGCCCGACCCCAGCCTGCAGCAGGTCCTGCGGGGCCGGCTCCGTCTTCTGGAGAATGACAGCTGGGAGGTAGCCCGTGCTCTCGGG GAGCTATCGGCCAGGCTGCTGTCCATCCACAGTGACCAGGATCGGATTGTGGTGACGTTTAAGACTTTTGAAGAAATCTGGAAGTTTTCCACCTACCACGCTCTCG GCTTCACTCATCACTGCCTGGAAAACCTGCTTGTGGACCAGACCTTCTGGCTGCTTGAGCCTGATGAAGACCAGGAGACGGCCATCCAAGTCCACGTGGATGAGGAGGCCTTGAAGCTGACGCACGAGAGCCTCCTTTTCCAGGAAG GGCCTTTCTTTGTGCTGTGTCCTGACCACCATGTGAAAGTGATGAACGGCCTCCAGCCCCTCGGGCAGGCTTCGGGGTTTCCCCGGGCAGAGGCGGCCCTGCCAGTGGACTCTTTGGCCCCCAGCCACAACACATCCTCAGAGGAGCGGACAGCCGCGGAGCCCTTGATTCCGTTCCATCA GTGGGCTCTTAGGGTCCCCTGGGACCCCATCAACGACTCCATGGGCGGACCTGTGACGCCAGACGTCCAGCGGATGG CTGTGGGCCTGGCCTCGGCCGTGGCGGACTGCCAGGGCTCAGGGCCCGAAGAGATGACCTTCCGAAGCGGTGACCACATCGAGATCCTGGGCGCCCAGGTGCCCGGCCTGCCCTGGTGCCTGGGCCGGCACGCGGCCTCCGGCCAGGTCGCCTTTGTGCAGACGAGCCTCATCAGCGCGAAGGGCCAAGCGTCTGA cttggaaaatgtgatttttctcaATGAAGAGGAAAGGTCTTTCTTCAGCAGCGAAGGACGCTTTTCTGAGGAGGATGCCAGGCAGCTACTCAGGAGGACGTCCAGCACGGACGTCTGCACTGTGTACAGCTTGG ACACAGAAGAAGCTGAGATGCAGCAACAGGAAGAACATG AGATGCCCCCGCCTTGCCTGCACCCAGAGCCACGTGAGACCCTGCAGATGGTGAAGAATGTCCTAGAACGATGCAAGTCCTGCCGGGGCTGCCCCAAGGAGCCAACGTCCCCGGGCGTCCACGGGGCGTCCAGTGGTGTGAGCTCGCCAGACGCCAAGTCCTGCCGGGGCTGCCCCAAGGAGCCAACGTCCCCGGGCGTCCACGGGGCGTCCAGTGGTGCGAGCTCACCAGACGCCAAGTCCTGCCGGGGCTGCCCCAAGGAGCCAACGTCCCCGGGCATCCACGGGGCGTCCAGTGGTGCGAGCTCGCCAGACGCCAAGTCCTGCCGGGGCTGCCCCAAGGAGCCAACGTCCCCGGGCGTCCACGGGGCATCCGGTGGTGCGAGCTCGCCGGACACCAAGGACCTCTCCTTCCGCCTGGACGCCGGGGATGCCCGGGCTGACCCGGAGGCCCTGGGCTCCCTGCTGCAGTTCCTGGATAAGCCCGGCTTCGAGGCCGGCTTCCAGGGCCTGTACGACCTCTCCCCGCCCGGGCTGAGCGGCGTGTTTGGCGGCTTCACCGACGATGAGGAGCTGGCCCGGCTTCTGGCTGAGGCCCGGGGGGTGGCCAAGAAGGCCGGGCTGCCCATGGCCCTGGCCAGGCTCTGCTTCCTGCTGGGGCGGCTGTGCGTCCGGCGGCTGAAGCTGTCCCAGGCCCGCGTGTACTTCGAGGAAGCCCTGGGGGCGCTGGGGGGCCGCTTCGGGGACCTCGTCCTGGTGGCGGCCGTGTACACCAGCCTGGCCGCCGTCCACCTGCGGCAGAAGAACAGGGAGAAGTGCGCGCAGGTGGTGCCCAAGGCCTTGGCCCTGCTCCTGGGGACGCCCGGCCACGTCGGCGGCTCCGAGGCCGAGTCGGGGCTCCTGCAGCTGGGCCTGCGGAGGGCTATCGGCGCCCGCAGCCCGCAGGCCGAGGCCCGGGCCTGCTTCCTGCTGGCCGAGCACCACGCCCGCGGCAAGCGGCCCGAGGAGGCCCTGCCCTTCCTGGAGAGGCTGCTGCAGCTGCACGGGGCCTCGGGGGCTCCGGGCGCCTCGTGGCCCGTCGACTGCTACCTGCTGCTGGCGGACGTCTACAGCCGCAAGTGCCTCCCGCACCTGGCGCTGAGCTGCGTCAAGGTGGCCTCGCGGCGGGCGCGGGGCTCGCTGGACAGCGCGCTCCGGAGCGCGGCCCTGGTCCTGCGGGGCAGCCCCCAGctcccccgcctccccgcccAGCTCGCCCCCTACCTCCTGCAGGCCCTGGCCTCCCCGGCCTCGGGCGCGGGGCGGGTGCTGCGCGGCCCCATCTACGCCAGCCTGGCCCGGCTGCACAGCCAGCACGGGCGACAGGGCAGGGCCATCGCCTTCATGACGCGGGCCGCGGAGACGGACGCCCAGATTGGCGGCCGCACGGTCGTGGACCGCCTGGTGGCCCTCGCCTGGTTGCACGTGCTTCACAGGCAGATCCCGGCAGCCCTGGACATCTTGGAGTCCGTCCTGGAGGCGGCGGTGGCCGCCCTGGACCAGGAGGGCGTGATCGCCAACATGGCGGCTATCGCCCTGAAGAGGATGGGCAGGACCCAGCAGGCGGCCGAGGGCTACTACCGCGCCCTGCGGGTTGCCAGGCGCCTGGGTCGCCAGCGGAACAAGGCGGTGGTCCTGGCCAACTTCGGGACCCTGTGTCTGCAGACCGGCGCCGGCAGGCTGGCCCAGCACTACTTCCTGGAGGCCGTGAAGCTCTTCTCGCGGCTGCCCAGCGGAGAGTGCGGCCCAGACTTCACCCAGGTGCTCCTGCGGCTGGGTCACCTGTGCACCCGCAGGGCCCTCACCCGGCAGGGCAAGTGCTACTACGAGTGGGCCTTTCTGGTTGCCGTGGAGACGGGCCATTTGGAGA GCCAGCTGCACGCCGTCCAGCGGCTGTGTCACTTCTACAGCACAGTCATGCCCAGTGAGGCCCAGTGTGTCGTCTACCACGAGTTCCAGCTTTCGCTGGCCCGCAGGGTGGCCGACAAGGTGCTGGAGGGGCAGCTCCTGGAGGCCATCAGCCAGCTCTACCTGGCCCTGGGCACCGAGAG GGCCTACAAATCCGCGCTGGACTACACCAAGCGCAGTCTGGGGATATTCATCGACCTGCAGAAGAAGGACAAGGAGGCGCACGCCTGGCTGCAGGCGGGGAAGATCTACTACATCCTCCAGCAGAACGAGCTGGTGGATGTCTACATCCAG GTGGCACAGAACGCGGCCCTGTACACAGGGGACCCCAAGCTGGGGCTGCAGCTCTTTGAGGCGGCCGGAGACATCTTCTTCAACGGGACCTGGGAGCGGGAGAAAGCCGTGTCCTTCTACCGG GACCGGGCGCTGCCCCTGGCCGTGAACACGGGGAGCCAGGAGGCCGAGCTGCGTCTCTGCAACAAGCTGGCAGCGCTGCTGGCCGAGACGGAGGCGCCGCAGGAGGGCCTGGAGTTCGCCCACACGGCCCTGGCCCTCAGCGTCACCCTCG GGGACCGGCTGAACGAGCGGGTGGCCTACCATCGGCTGGCCGCCTTGCACCAGCAGCTGGGCCACGGGGAGCTGGCCGAGCACTTCTACCTCAAGGCACTCTCGCTCTGCACCTCGCCACTGGAATTTGACGAGGAGACCCTGTACTACGTGAAGGTGTATCTGGTGCTCGGAGACATCATCTTCTACGACCTCAAG GACCCGCTCGACGCGGCCGGGTACTACCAGCTGGCACTGGCAGCGGCCGTGGACCTGGGCAACAAGAAGGCGCAGATGAAGATCTACACGCGCCTGGCTGCCATCTACCACAACTTCCTCCTGGACCGGGAGAAGTCCCTGTTCTTCTACCAGAAGGCTCGGACCTTTGCCACCGAGCTTAACATCCGCCGGGGACACCTGGCCCCTGGGCGGTGCTGCGGGCGGGCGGCCTGGCTGGTCCCCGGGCCCCCGTCCTGA